GTTGCAGGAGTAGATGTCGTTGTAATGGAAGCGTTCGTACACGTAGGGACAATCATCGGTCAGCTCCATCATCTGGCCTCCGAATTCTGGGCGCTCGTAGATCATCATTTTGTGAGAGCCTTGGTGCTGCAGAGAAGACATGGTGATTTATTAGCCTCTAAAGCAGTGAAGGATTATTAAAAACCACTTAATTGAGACTTACCGAAGGGATCATACGGCAGGATCGCACACAGTCGTTGAATCCCATCCAACGGTGGTAGTCTGGATAGTCACCCTTCCTTAGGAAGTACTGGTAGCCCGAGTAGTTTGGTCTCTCATAGACCATCCAGTCGCCGCTGTCCACTCTTATGGAGTTGCAGCGGCTGAAGTGGGAATGCAGGTCAGAGCATTCGCTGCTGCACTCATAGGAGCGACCCTGGAAGCCCCTGTCTTCGTAGAAGATGATCTGGAAAGATCATTCGAGGGATTTTCATAAATGTAGATACTTATTAGAGAAGAGAAATGCATACTATACCAGCTGATTAATCCATGAAAATATGCAGAAGTGCAAAAGACACAGAGGTCAACAAGCAGCCTTACCTTAGCCATTGTGTCACACTAGCAGCAGTCATTCCATGCTGTATTTATATAACCCGTGGATGACCTGTGTCATTGTAATTGGGAACAATGACCAGACTCATCAGCTCTTTCTCTCAGaacaatatttctgtttgttttgtgtggtcAATGAAgcaaatcagctgtttttctttgagcaGAGGCTTACCTTTGGATTTGCTCTGGTTGATgatgaaaatatcaataaatctCCAAACATATGCTTTAAAGGGAATGGAAAGATACATGAAATGATGGAAAATTAAATCATGAAAGCTCATATTTCTTTGTACGTTTATACATGTAAAATCCTATTCATCTTGTTGCAGATGGTTGTggtactgtacatactgtgaGGCCAAAGCTGTAGTGAGTCTAGCAACACCACAAAGAGTGCTGACCACAAATGACCTCCTTTATAATCGATTTTAGGAGACACAATGTACAGGACTGGAACGTTTTTAATTGATCAAGGAGTAACTATTTCAACATGTTTGACCTTTCTGAAATCCTGTGACGTGAACACAACCACTTccttgtctctctgctcagcgGTAGCATTTATATGATTTACAATTCAGTCATTTTCTTTATGTCAGCATAACCTAATTTAGACAGTcattagctcttttagttcagCGTTAAATAACTCCCACACTGTGACATTTTCGATGAACTAAGACCATGTCCTAACAGCAAGCACGGACAATTCAACTATTGCATCTCATTCTGTTAGGAAACAGTTTTTTCAATACAAACCACATTATTTTATATGGCTGCTCAGCAAAGAGAGTTATATTTAAGTCTAAGTGCatattatatacagtacttTAAAAGGCTACATGTCTGTATTTATCATGATTATTAATCTTAATATTTAGTTAAACTGTCATATTTTATGTAAGACAGCACACATTTCTCACAGATATATTATGCAAATGTATACAAATATTTGAGGTTGGCCCGGTGGTTTAGTACATGCACACAACTCTAATAATGCCATAAAAtcctttatttaattaatactAATAGTCCTTATAAAATGTCCTGACAAAAAGGCAGACCAAGTGTGTGACATAATCTGTGTGACACCTGACTGAATGTCATTGCAGTACAGTGGAGACGTTTAAGGTGATGCAGTTAAGTATAGTTATATTTTTGATGGTCTATATTCACGTTTATGTTGCTGTAAATTTGCTTGTACATGCTTTCACACCAgctttgcagttttgttttagcCAAGTTTCAGgagaataactttatttttagaattttATACTGGTGCATTCAGGCGTTTGGAACccattatacagtatgttaaacTATTTATGAAACTCAATACCTCTGACTGGGTAAAGCAGTCAGTTATTGAAATTCGTTGAAGGTTATTGTAGGACAAGCTCAGTTTCTTGAAGATGCTTCGCCTTTCGACCAACGTTTCTTCAGTTCTAACTGACTTCTGGGTATTTATCTCTGGGTTGGTGAAAGGTAAGTGACTCATGGACGCACCCATGCGGTCACCTGAGTGATGAAGCCTCTTGGCTGAGAGGCTAAACGTCCAGTTGCTTTGATAACTTTCAAGTCATCGAAGTGTGTTCAAAAATAAGTCACACAAATATGCAGCTGATCATTTTATTGTACGTGTCACACAATTAAAGAGGTAACTTCATTGTGGCTAGTTTGCACGGtacaacatgcacacaatgcACAAATCACACAGTAAAAATCAAAGCTCTTCTTTTTGCCTCTCATGTTGATAAAACAAAGCATCTGCAG
This is a stretch of genomic DNA from Larimichthys crocea isolate SSNF chromosome XIX, L_crocea_2.0, whole genome shotgun sequence. It encodes these proteins:
- the LOC104931484 gene encoding gamma-crystallin M2-like, which codes for MAKIIFYEDRGFQGRSYECSSECSDLHSHFSRCNSIRVDSGDWMVYERPNYSGYQYFLRKGDYPDYHRWMGFNDCVRSCRMIPSHQGSHKMMIYERPEFGGQMMELTDDCPYVYERFHYNDIYSCNVTDGYWIFYEHPHYRGRQFLLRPGEYRRFNDWGSMSPRVGSIRRISV